In Mytilus edulis chromosome 4, xbMytEdul2.2, whole genome shotgun sequence, the following proteins share a genomic window:
- the LOC139519004 gene encoding microfibril-associated glycoprotein 4-like: protein MWYFVMLICLVIVLVNSISVSSRYNIGIPSDCGDIDIKKGSGVYMIYPEGVEDGFNVYCNMETDNVGGGWTVFQQRLNGEVDFYRGWNDYKYGFGTLDGEHWLGNKNLNILTTQDKYELLITMQDFTNHTGYAKYANFKIANEDSKFKMTISSYTGNVGDSLSGHNGKNFTTKDQDNDQSGGNCASLFKGAWWYTSCHSSNLNGQYLGGKHNSHADGINWKAWKGHYYSLKTTNMMIRKKK from the exons ATGTGGTACTTTGTGATGTTAATTTGTTTGGTAATCGTACTGGTAAATTCTATTAGCGTTTCCA GTCGATATAACATCGGTATTCCTTCTGACTGTGGTGACATCGATATAAAGAAAGGTAGTGGTGTGTACATGATTTACCCTGAAGGAGTGGAGGatggattcaatgtatattgtAATATGGAGACGGATAACGTAGGAGGTGGATGGACG GTGTTCCAACAACGACTAAATGGTGAGGTTGATTTTTACAGAGGATGGAATGATTATAAATATGGGTTTGGAACTTTGGACGGAGAACACTGGCTTG GCAATAAAAATCTCAATATTCTTACAACCCAAGACAAATACGAACTCTTAATCACGATGCAGGACTTTACCAATCATACTGGATATGCAAAATATGCAAACTTCAAAATCGCGAATGAAGATTCAAAATTCAAGATGACCATTTCATCTTATACTGGCAACGTTG GTGATTCACTTAGCGGCCATAATGGGAAGAACTTTACTACGAAAGACCAGGATAACGACCAATCAGGAGGTAACTGTGCTTCCTTATTTAAAGGTGCATGGTGGTACACATCCTGCCATTCTTCAAACTTGAATGGGCAGTATCTTGGCGGGAAACACAATTCACACGCTGATGGAATCAATTGGAAAGCTTGGAAAGGCCATTACTACTCATTAAAGACAACCAACATGATGATtcgaaagaaaaaataa
- the LOC139519005 gene encoding fibrinogen C domain-containing protein 1-like: protein MWYFVMLICLVIVLVNSISVSSQYNIGIPSDCGHIDIKKGSGVYMIYPKGVEDGFNVYCNMETDNVGGGCKVFQQRLNGEVDFYRGWNDYKYGFETLDGEHWLGNKNLNILTTQDKYELLITMQDFTNHTRYAKYANFKIEKEELKFKMTMADYTGNVGDSLSGHNGKNLTTKDQDNDQNESNCATVYKGAWWYTSCHASNLNGQYFGGKHTSFADGIIWKAWKGYNYSLKTTTMMIRKKQ from the exons ATGTGGTACTTTGTGATGTTAATTTGTTTGGTAATCGTACTGGTAAATTCTATCAGCGTTTCCA GTCAATATAACATCGGTATTCCATCTGACTGTGGTCACATTGATATAAAGAAAGGAAGTGGTGTGTACATGATTTACCCTAAAGGAGTGGAGGatggattcaatgtatattgtAATATGGAGACGGACAACGTAGGAGGTGGATGTAAA GTGTTCCAACAACGACTCAATGGTGAGGTTGATTTTTACAGAGGATGGAATGATTATAAATATGGGTTTGAAACTTTGGACGGAGAACACTGGCTTG GCAATAAAAATCTCAATATTCTTACCACCCAAGACAAGTACGAACTCTTGATTACGATGCAAGACTTTACCAATCATACTAGATAtgcaaaatatgcaaatttcaaAATCGAGAAGGAAGAATTAAAATTCAAGATGACCATGGCAGACTATACTGGCAACGTTG GTGATTCACTTAGCGGTCATAATGGGAAGAACTTAACTACGAAAGACCAGGATAACGACCAGAATGAAAGCAACTGTGCTACCGTATATAAAGGTGCATGGTGGTACACATCCTGCCATGCTTCAAACTTGAATGGGCAGTATTTTGGCGGGAAACACACTTCGTTCGCTGATGGCATTATTTGGAAAGCTTGGAAAGGTTATAACTACTCATTAAAGACAACCACCATGATGATTCGAAAGAAACAATAA